From the Cucumis sativus cultivar 9930 chromosome 5, Cucumber_9930_V3, whole genome shotgun sequence genome, the window GTATAGTCAGTCAAATGTATAATTGAACAGTTATTTGACTCAAACCTAAATTTCGATGAATAAGATTAAATCGATACAAAAATGGCTCCCACCTTATCTAAAACTTGTCATTTagtaacttttgttttttttgggCTTATGCCAAGcataattcaacattttaccccaaaaaaaactaaaatttaatcaaatttcctattcattttgtaatttgcattcaatattattgtttttaattatgaaaattccTCGAAATTGAAGTGATgcatacatatttataaaaacgTGCATGgggaaatttaaaaagaagaaagaaaagaaagaaaaaaagaaaaaaaagaagaaagaagtatTATCCAGGTCAGCGTTGTAATGATATATGGTCATAACCCCGAAATGGAATATCTGtacctaaaaataaaataaaataaataaaaaagaaaaaaaaagtctataaaATATTCTGCTTGGTTAAGTTGAGCCAACCATGTTGCCTGCTATGAAGCAGACAACGAAAGGGACGTTACTTAACGGTAACGTTGCTAACACCTCATGTCTTCCGTTACCCAAACAACACGCATGCCGATGCCGTACTATTTCCTCCGTTATCTAACCTCCTTTAGTTTCCTTCTTTCTccgtctttctttcttcctttcctcACTCCTTTTCGTTTCTCACGCCGTCCATTTAATCATCTTCTCCGCTTACAAATCTAACCCTGGTTGAGTTTACAGCCTACTGAAGCTTCACAGTTCGGGCTGCTACAGAACTAGTTCCCGTATAATAGGACGCGCGCCAAGCCGTTTCacgattctttttcttttcttttcttgtgaCGGCGTTTTTCCCCCCTGACCAGCGACAAAGAGGATCGGCTCTTGATTTTGTTAACGGTGTGCGGTCACGAAAGGAGTTTAAGGTTTGTGTTGATGGTTTAATTTCGTTATTGATGTTGTTTGAGCTTTGACTGTGTGTTGTGGAATGGGAGATTTTGTGTTTATGTGTATTAGTTTGTGGAGGAAGGAATTGGAGTGAGTTTTTTCGGTGGTTTTGTACCTCATGGTTGGTTTTGATCGTGTGTGTTCAGGGGCGTTCGGGGATTTGTTTTGAGTTGCATTGATTTTTGGTTGTTGTTTTACTTTGGAGCTTGACGATGACTTATAATGGAGGAGATTCGTATAGGCAGTCTTGTGTTTCGGCCCAAGGTAAATTGTCTTAATCttggattttgtttgtttgtttatgtCCTTGTTTTGCTCTGTGTTTAAGATTAGTGGTTTGTTGATAGGTTGTGGAAGAGATGATCTGTATATGGAGCTATGGAGGGCTTGTGCAGGTCCACTGGTTGATATACCTCGCGTTGATGAGAGAGTCTTCTATTTCCCTCAGGGCCATATGGAACAAGTCTGTCTAatgttttattcttcttcgtcttttttttttctttctgtttggTGCTTTTCGTTTCAGATCGGTTCttgttttgtgtttatttactTGGAATTTGTTTCTGAAAAGCGTGATTCATGAGGAACATTGAAGTTGGCgtgtttgttgttttatgGGCGTTGAATATTGTAGTCTGTCGTTCTTCAGTTTCTGAATCATTATTTTGTGTATGTGGCTTTGAATTGGGATTATGACATTTCTTATGGATTGTAGTTAGAGGCATCGACGAATCTGGAGCTGAATAAGAGAATTCCTCTGTTTAATCTTGACTCGAAGATTCTATGTCGTGTAATTCATATTGAGCCGCTGGTACTACTCTTTCTCATCTTAAGATGCTCCGTTATTATGTGGACTTCATTTTAAGTTTGGTAttgatgaaattattttttatctaaatAAGATGGGTATTGAGATTAGGGAATCTAGGTAGAAGAGTACCTTGCATCCTTCTTACTTTGTTCTTCTCATTCTTTGTCCCTTTTCCAATATATCAAATCTTCAAATATTCTACATGAACTGTTCATCTTGTTGTACCCTTTTAGATTTCAAGTATTGGTATTGCCGTATTGGTTTGTTTCCTCTTTTAGGCTAGTCATTTACGAAATTTTCAGTTATTGGTGAATAAAGTAttgaatttttagttattGCTTGTAGGCGGATCATGAATCGGACGAGGTTTATGCGCAAATAACTTTGATGCCAGAATCAAATGTAAGAACCAGAGAATTTGGtccttcaaatttcaaagtgTTTTTTCTGCTTAACAATCGGCTTCATTTTTCGTGTATATCTGCAGCAAAATGAGCCTAAAAGTATGGATCCATGTCCTCCCGAACCACCTAGACCAGTTGTTCATTCGTTCTGCAAGGTTTTAACTGCTTCTGATACTAGCACTCATGGTGGGTTTTCTGTCCTCCGAAAACATGCCACCGAGTGCCTACCACCTTTGGTGAGACTAGTTCTTAATTCCTCCTATAAAATTTTTGCTCTCTCCCTCGTTCTCCAAGCTTTCAACTTCTTAATCTCTGTTCTGAATTTTTTTCAGGACATGACTCTGGCTACCCCAACTCAGGATCTGGTAGCCAAGGATCTTCATGGATATGAGTGGAGATTCAAGCATATTTTCAGAGGTAATGctttatcttttcttctatAGATATTATACAAGAGATTTATTATTGGTCTACGTAATTTGCTTCATCATATGTTAATAACTTAATGAGTTAAGGGATCCTCTTTTATAAGCAGCACGAGAGTTTGTTTATCCAGTTTGCTTTGCGGATAAaagtttctttattaaatGACCAGGACAGCCACGAAGGCACCTGCTGACAACTGGGTGGAGTACATTTGTTACTTCCAAGAGATTATCTGCTGGGGATTCCTTTGTATTCTTGAGGTATCAATATTATCCTTCATCTCTTCCTCTGTCCATTGCATTTTATGCGCAAGAATCGAACTATGATAACTTTCTGGGCTGAGGTTTTTAGGACATCAATCAAATACATAACTTTAAGGCACGTGAACAGAGAGAAAGAGACGGAAAGAGATAGGGTACACCATGCAGTGATATGTGGAAAACCGAAGGGCTTAGCCCcactgaaaaataaaactaaaggGCCTAGTCTTGCACAAATATGCCATATGAAGCTACGGGGTTTAGATTCATTGGCTGCTCAACATACTCAAAATGCCCCAAGTGTTCTTAAGTTCCTAGCCTGCATGCTTACTGCAAATTACCTTAAAGGTTAATAACGTATGCTAATGATTGCAGTTTTCTCCTCCTAACACTGCttgaaaaacttcaaaaacaatCCAAGAGAATACCTCCAATATTTCACGAAGAACGCACTAATAGTTGATATCGTAGCTATGACCAGGAAATATGacttgagaaagaaaatgataatatttttttaatgatctCTAAGAAAATTAGAATGCAAGTACTTGTTTTTATACTCTTTAATGATATAGAAATAGGATTTGATTTAGTCCCAAACTTTCATGTTTGAGTCTAGacctttgatttttatatcaaGGAGTAAATGTTGAATAAAactctaattttcaatttatggCTTAGAAGTCACACGTACATTTTCAATATCtcttaaattttacaaatcttttaaacattaaattgaatattatatcTAATAGGATGGTAATCTTTCAATTTGTGTCCAAAGATTCATGAATTTTAAGAAATGTCAAATAGGTCAAGGTTCTAAGACAagaattgaaaactaaaatatttatcaaacaaaatcaaaattttaggcACCTATTAGATACCTATTAAAGTCTATTAGATACCTATTAAAGTTTAGATACTTTttagacacaaaattgaaagcttAGAGAGCTATTAGACattttttcaagtttatgGATCTATTTGgctaaactaaaaatataggACTAGAGtagtaatttagaaaaacaaagacgTTATTCTTGGACCACATATTTTTGTGGTCTCacaaattattgtttgtttgaatGAAGATTCTCCCAGACCTCTATGCACGAGCAAACAATTCTGCTGTAGAATATTCATCGAGTATTGCTCATTAGCAGTGATATGTAAGGATACTCCCCAATATTGACATGAAACGAAATGAAAGCAATTACAATCGCTCCCCAGCCTATTAGGGCCGGTAATCTTTCCTCACTCTACAGACTTCTCTCCCAAGGAAATCACTGCGACTGCCCCTCTAGGTCACATATTCTCTTATTTATATAACAGACACAACATTCTCTCACTGTTCCCCAATCCCACACACATAACTGTAAATGATACAACCTTCATCCattagtttaaacttttgggtGTATCTGTGATCAATGTTATTTCCTTAATTAATATCGATTTCCATTTTGTTGGGTCAAATTACCTTCACCAATCAACTTAACTTTTGGGCCAATCACCAACTAACTTCAAGTCTTTGCAATGACTCTCTTCCCCTCCTATGTTGATGTTTTATCAGGGCATAAcatgatattttctttctagCCAGATCCTCTTCCACCTAAAGAAGAATAACAGCGAGCAGTATTTGTTGTAATTATGAGAATGCAGCTCAATGATAATTTTCTTGACTATTATTCTAGAGCCCTCAGCCAGCTGCCCTCAAGTGTGGAAGAGAGTCGTATAAAACTTATAGACGATGGAACATTCAAATGTTGCAAACGTTTATGAAAATATCGATTGCCAACTTAAGCTAGTTAGAAACATAACTTAATATTGGAATTACATAATTAGTTAACAAGTTATGAAGTGCTTGGGGCTAACTGCCTTTTTTATTAGGCCTTTAAAACATAATGTATCAACATGTGAACTATAATCTGTACTAAAGTTCCGTTCTTGTACAAGCTTTAATTCATCTTGAGAGTTGCTTTAATAGGGGAGACAATGGAGAGTTGCGTGTTGGGGTAAGGCGTCGTGCTCGACAGCAAAGCAGCATGCCACCATCTGTGATATCGAGTCAGAGCATGCACCTAGGGGTGCTCGCAACTGCATCTCATGCTGTTACTACTCAAACCCGCTTTGTAGTCTATTATAAACCTAGGTACTCAGGATTTTAATTCTGAAGTCAACTATGTTTTCACTGAAGTGGACTGAAGTTTTTCTCCTGAAATCAGGACTTGTCAGTTCATAATAAGCCTCAATAAATACTTGGAAGCTGTCAACAACAAGTTTTCTGTTGGCATGAGATTTAACATGAGTTTTGAGGGAGAGGATTCTCCAGAGAGAAGGTAGTGAAgtgaataataaaattactggaatattattttgagttttatttcttgacctttttttccttgttttttttttaattttttgactAATTAGGTTTTCAGGAACTATAATTGGAGCTGTAGATATTTCACCTCATTGGCCTAATTCAAGCTGGAGATCACTAAGAGTGAGTTGCTCTTAAACTCAAGTCTCACCAGAAATGTCACTGTTCTAAATCtcttttgaattatttacttaatttaattctGTTTCCAGGTACAATGGGATGAACAAACATCTATTCTAAGACCTGACAGGGTATCACCTTGGGATATAGAACCACTCACGTCTTCAGCAGTCACAGGTCTATCTCAAcccatttcaaaaaataaaaggccTCGACAACCAACTCCAGCTCATGGTGTGACGGTTTTCTTTCAGctctttgttgttttttatctTGTTTCATTTCCTTATGTACATATGTGCAAGTCACTGGATCAGTCAGTACCATTTGTTTTCCACcacctattttatttttggtttctgATTGAACTGCAGATGGTGCTGATTTGACTAAGCCAACACATTGGGATTCTGGATTGGCACAGTCACATGATGGTAAGCAATGCAGTAATGCAGCTGAAGGCAGAAAAGGTGAAAATAATGAATCGTGTCACCATAGAGAGACAGATACTATCAGCAACAGTTCATGTGTATCAAGAACACAGACTGATACCTGGCTATCTCCTACTCAATCGAATAGTTATAAACACCCAGTAAATGACATGGCGCAGGATTCCAAAACTGTCCCTAGCAGTGGTTGGACCTTTCTATTAGGAACTCCAACCTCTCACTTGGTTAAGTTAAGTGATGATCAAATACTTGACCCCATTGAAAGTGGGAAGAAAGGTGAAACGGTAGCTAGTTGTAGATTGTTTGGTATTGATCTCAATCATTTGGCTGCTGAGAAAGCATCTTCTCAACCAAGCAGTGGGTCTAGCGACACAGATGGGCGCATCAGTACCTTATCCGTGGCTCAGTCCGATCCAAAATCTGACAACTTAGAAGTCtctatagaaagaaaatcagAACTATCACAAGCATCTCTGAAGGAGATTCAATGCAATCAAAGTAGCTCAGCTAACACTAGAAGCCGCACCAAGGTGCAGAAGTTAAACTCATTCCCTCAATTTAGCTGTAAAGAATTTTGTATTCATGAACTAAGTAGagaattcatttttctcttttctttggtGTCCAATTGTGCCAAAAGGTTCTCATGCATGGAATGGCCGTGGGTAGGGCAGTGGACTTAACCATATTAGAAGGCTATGACCAACTAATAGATGAACTTGAGAAGATGTTTGATGTCAGGGGACAGCTGTGTGCTCGAGATAAGTGGGAGATTGTATATACCGACGATGAAGGGGATATGATGCTTGTTGGAGATGATCCATGGGAGTGAGTACCATCATATACTACAAGTACAATCGGCACGATTCCTTTTCTACACCTTGTTTCCACTAATTACTTTGTTTTCCAACTTTTGCAGAGAATTCCGTAACATGGTCAGGAGAATTTTTATATGCTCTAAGGAGCAAGTGAAAAATATGAGCTCAGGAAGCAAGCAGCTGACATCAATAGAAGTTGAAGGAGATGTAGTAACCCCAGTCTCCCCTGCAGTTTGAGATAGgaactttgtttttgttatttaaactCCACTTCAGATGTCTTTCCTTCccttgtttgtttgtttgtttcgTTAGAGCTTGTTTGGTCTTGGGTCGATAATAAAGTATGGAATTGAAAGAGTGGCAAATGAAAGGCTGTTTATGTGACTGCACATTTTTTAGAGCCAATTAGTAGTCAAACTAGATTTTAATAACATGAGAGTCTCAATAGGAGCCAAAGGATTGGACTGTATGCTTGGTGTAATAATGCATTATATCATTTGGATTTGGTTTCTAGGAATGGGATGTGAGTTTGTGTGAGCCTTTCTTTCCTGATCAATGTAAATATGTCTTTTCTGGACTTTGATCATTTATTCAATTAGGCAGAAGACTGGAAGCATCATTTGATGCACGAGTTTCAAGAATTTGAACGAGTTCTAATGCTAATCTTCTTCCATTCAGTTTACTTGTGTTCTGAACTTGCTTGCATGAGATTGTTACACCAATTGCACCACACAAATAAaacctttttatttcataCATTTAGCATTTCATATCCAGTGGTTAATGCAATGAAGAAGGGAAGGGAACCAAGAAAGTGTTTGAGTTGATTTTCAATTGGTTTCTCTACAATTGATCTTTACCAGGGACTATTCTTACTGTCTGAAGATCATAATGCCTGGCAAGCTGTCTCAACTACAATGGGAGGTTGCAAAAAGCTTGTTAATATATACGTATATGTTTGTATATGAATATGGAGGACAACTTATCCTCCTTCCATTTAAATATGTGATTGGATAATTGCATTTAGCATTTACTCTGACTTGATCCTTCCTGTTGTCGCAGGTGCGAATGTTAGAGCGAATACGATCGTATCTCTGCAGTGTGGTCTGAAGTCAGCGGAAGCTCTGATGAGCCAGGCAGTGGCAGTGGTGGGGTTGGTGGGACGACGGCCGGATCAGAGCATTGTGTTGTCGGGATGACTGAGCATCTACAGAGAGGACAAGTTGAGTTGGAAATGAGCCAGTGATTCATACAGTCAATATGGAACACATGTTTGCATGATGGGACTTGCaacaattcttcttttatctcGAATTCTCCAAGGCAGACGCAACACCTGTTAATTGGATAAGAAACTTAATTgctttttctctttgtttcaATGTTCATTACTAACCCCACAAATCCTAGGGACAGTCTAAGGTTGACTTCAAATCTCAATCTCTCTCTTCCACAACTAAGAAATTGAGTTACAATGTAAATTACtttatcaaactatttattaaagtaataCAAGAATAAAGAATGAATCGTTATAAATAAGattgaaacatatataattactagaggaaaaaaggggaaaatattaaacatgCCAATTCATCttcaatatcaattttgtCGGTCTAAGGTTCTACAAACAAcacatttaaagaaaagaaaagaaaagaaataataataaaaataaaagtaactTTTGGaaccaaaaattttaaaaagtcacTTTTGCGAAATTAAAAGAGCGGATGTTATAAGAGATTCCAATCCTCCAAATGGAAAAGgtaatctaaaaaaatcaacaaaactGAAAAAGGATCAGTTTCacttttatctttatattGTTTGTTATGTGTGCTCTCCCCCTATTTAAATCACTAAATCTCCCATCCCTATCCCTTCactgtttctttctttgagtaaataaaacattaattatcatttaaaagTAGATGATCATTCTACTTTGACAATTAATGAActcaattaaaatgaaaacaaaaagtctTTGTGTTTGATGCAAATGTAACACGTGAATATCTATTTTAGTGAGGTTATATTATCTATCCGGACGTATGTTGGTGCACCTATCGATTTAGGTTGCAAATCCTTTAAGGAAGGAGGAAAAAGGAGAGCGAAAAACTCTTCAATTCATGTAATCTATATCGGTTTGTGCATGTGGACAGTACAGGGATCAATTGGGAAATTTTGCAAATTCAGAAAAACCGATTTAGAGGGACGACTGTtcaaaagcatttttttttcctttcaaaagaAGCTAAAAAACCCAACAGCCAATCAGAAAATGATGATACTTACAAAGAATCTCTAATCTTCAGTTCTTCATTGAATTGGATCTTGGGAAGTTTGTCGATGAGATTATCAGCCTTCAAATCCACTTGACAAGCCTgaacaattaattaagaacAATGAtaagaacagaaaaaaaaaatgacaaaacagaaatcaataaaaagaaaaatgaacaggAAAATTTAGCTTACAGTGGTAACATAGAGAGTGAGAGTATTATTGGAAGAAGTTGGAAGAATtggaggagatgaagaagaagaagaagaagacagagAGGAAGCTCTTCTCTTGAgataaaacaaatagaaaagaaggaagagaaTAATGGAGAAGAGGATTGGAATGGAGAATATGAATGCTTGATAGAGCTTAAGTTGAAGTGCTTGTGGGTAAAGATGAGGAGGTGAAGGACTTTGAGGCAAACccatcaaaatgaaattcaaaatttataaacttaacCCCAAAAACTCAATCTAAAtttgaacaaagaaaaaaaaaatcttctttaGCTTTGGTTATAGAGAGGGATGTTTCAATTTAAGGTCAGAAAAGGAGAAGaggattttgttaaaataatgtCACTTTGTCAACAAAACACAAAGCTAATTAATACCATTTTgagggtttcttttttataatatttataaataatacaaaatggtatttattctctttttttttcctttcttttccaaGTGATGGGACATAGGCACAACCCTCCACTGAAAGCCATGTTTTTTCACCAACACCTTCCATAACCATAACCATCCACCAATCTTCTCCTTCGTTCAACTTTCAATCGAACAAATTGAATAGTAAAATGCatccaaatattaaaatacattttaaactttaagaaTGGAATTGTAactatcaatatattttattagtggCTTATACCTTGGACTCTGCCCTCgtctattttttaagaaacaaaagtaaaataatgatGGTTCCTTCAAATATAAAGTTGTTTGGTTAGTAGGTGAAATGGGTTCTAACCAATTGttagaggaaaaagaaaaagaaatgtcatAATTGAGAGGAAATGGGGGGTTTTGGGGTTTGGTTGAAATTGAAGGGATATGAATTGTGAACATGTTACTAAAGtacttaattttaatacatACATTAAGATTGTCTATGAATTTGTCCCATCAGCAATAGtgttttaatttcattctttGTGGAGTTGCCTCACCAATGCATGTgatattatttaagaaaataccACTTTTTCCATGTTcttgtcttcctttttttctcctctatGATGAAAAGCTTGGGATTTTTTTTGGgagtaaataatataaaatatcttaataATTTGACATGGTGCAAAAGTTGATTATACGAAGTAATGTTGTAAAAGATGTGAAAGATATCATGTTAAAACGAAACGATAACAAATAAacgttttattaaaaatttgattgattttttaaaaacagcTTTAAACCTGAAAGTTTTCAGAATTTAAAGATATAGTCAAAGTATTTCTCGTagttcaaatatatttgtatgatttattattattatttttttgttttcaaagagAAATGGTTAGGACAAATTAGATATGACTTGGTGGTAGTGTTGATGTACAAGTGATGATGATGTGGTTTGAAACTTTAGCAATGGGGTCATTTATATAATATCTTAACAGTTTGGTAATCTTCTACGAGAAAGTAGAATTGTAAATATTCCCCACTTTATATGAAGCACGTGCTCTCAATTCTAACCTGGTTAGAAGTTCAATTCCTCGTCTTTTGttataaacttttcaaaaactatttctctattttctagaaattgtttttaaagttcaagaattaaaacttcaaactttagagagagaaaaagaagtcATATTCGATAATGAATCACTTTGTAAGTAGGTGatagtttacaaaataataataataataataagtcaACAGTAGTAAGTAGtcataagaataattttaatctaatggtatttttttttaaagaatctAGAGGTCAATTTAAATAAGCACAGAGTATTAACTTGAACTCCGTTTCTAAAACTCAGAAGTTCAATCTAGCATAGTCGTTCGTCTCGTAATTCAATGAATAATACCTATTACcttttatgatatatatttcattttatcatataatttGGTATTTCCcaactaaaaaaactataaatgtgattggtttaacttttcaaatatttagtttttaaaaatttgtcaaaataactttacaataataaaagtcaTTATTGTGtagttctttaaaaaattcactAAAACGAAAATCTTTGATAGAGATCTTAAGGAACCATCCTTCCATAATTGACTGAAcccaaataataatgaaaaagataaagCAAAGAATATGTTGGAAGCATTATCATAGactgattttcttttcttttctttttttcttccttttgaaAGGAATCATAAAGTGATATTTACGGTTTGAAGCTCTCATCATTACAATAAAAACATATGATGTGACATCAAAGTTCTCTTAAAACTTGCTTTAATTgcaattctttattttctaagCTACAAATTACGAGTACCCATTTGGTAAAAGGTTTGACAatggaaatttaaaaacaaaagattcaatcaaaaatttgtattttgtttttcaaatttataaattaaattctgatttttttaaaaaaattgaatatgttCAAGACTATATacttataaatcataaaatttagTCGTATCCACTaaataatcacaaaatttcaaatcaaagtttaaacTATAGTCTAATAATCAACCTAAATTTCTTTGTTCCTTCTGATTCCTTCCACTTCGATCCTCTTTTACATTTTACCTTAATTCCTCTTCTTTGTCTATCATCTCATCTTCAATTACTGTCTTTTTCCACCTCTCCACCATCAAATCCGAGTTTTCTTCATGGATTtgtgtattttgattttttgataGGAATGGTTCTGTGTTACGGAACAAGGGCGTGAAGGCAAGCAAGAAGACTGATTTGCATGAAAGAGGAAAGAGAGAGCGAGACCTAGAGCAAGAAGCCTAATTCGAGCTCACGAGttccattttgaaaattttatccatatgacattaaaaaatgtttttcatttccatctaaatatgaaattaaaaatagttcGAAAAAcctcaacaaaattttgagtaatCCCTCCACTTGAccttaaaatctaaaactcaaaaatacaaatgtagcattttaaaacataagaaTCCATACAAAAACTATGCTATCGAAGTTTAGAGATCAACAGATCAAAAGATGttttattccaaaataaatGAGCTTATTCCTTTCACAATCACGAATTTGTAACTAACAATCACAACAGTTAACAGTAAGATTAACTTTTACCATTCATTggatcaaaactaaaaaataattaaaaagaaccaaaagaataaacaataaatttagagACAACCCCTAAACTTCTACCTAGTACTCCATGCTCAcaattttctttgtatttcttttgaatCCAAAAGCACTTTCAGCGGAGGGTGTTGCTTGATCGATAGAACACGACAGTCATTGGTggatcatttctttttttaaaaaaaaaaattgttctcaAGTCACTAAGTGGATTTTCCAGCTATGAAAGATCAACATCTAATctatatttcctttttctttttccttttttttttccaacttgAAATAGTACTTCCATTGGAAGGCTGTGATGGAAAGAACAGCAATCAGATGGTTATGGATAAAGCCTAAATGGCCCATAGAGTTGTCACAATAGCAGCACtcattttgaaaaggaaaagcacAAACTGGCAACTACAAATCTTTTTCCATTgctttgaataaaatttgtcCAAATGATGATGTGAAACACCAAGATATTTAAAGGGTAAAGCATACTTAGAATTTTCGTTTCCTTACCTTGAAACTCATTGATCGAACAACATCGTCGTCTGCTTGAAGTGTTGCCTCGAGAACTGCCATTGATTCGGGTTTTGTGAAGTAGGTGAAAAGGAGATTGATGCCATCCAAGTAAGTGTTGGTTTCACCagctttgtttttcttcttgatgCTATATGCTAGTGGAATGAGCCCTTTGTTGAATACTTCAACATACATTGCACCCCCAGCAACAAGCAACTGCAAAATAGGCCATTCTTGTCAAACActatgtttaaagaaaaacaatactaACTTGATTGTCCCTTTACCAAAGAATCACTTGCTTATTTAAGCTAAATTACGTCTTAatagatgaaagaaaaagacatgCTTCAGTCAAGAGAGAAATCATTCAATCAACTAAGATCATCGGTTGATGCTTACATCATATAAATCCACAGTTCGTAACTTCACTCCACAACCAGAAGTTTACTTAATCAAGGACGGGGAGAATTTCTGACAATAATGAGATAAATATTACTGTGTTTTTATCGTGACaatgcacacacgcacaagGGGGAAAAAATCTTGGTATTGCATTCAATGTTTTCATGATAAGGAGTGCATGCTTGTAAGGAATATAAAATGCAAACAGTTCCTGTAGGAAATAAATTGCCCATTTAGGCAACTTTTCCTCCAAAAATGCAAGTAACTTTCCTGCCTTTCTTGAATGTTCTCTCATAAA encodes:
- the LOC101207251 gene encoding probable E3 ubiquitin-protein ligase RHA4A, which translates into the protein MGLPQSPSPPHLYPQALQLKLYQAFIFSIPILFSIILFLLFYLFYLKRRASSLSSSSSSSSPPILPTSSNNTLTLYVTTACQVDLKADNLIDKLPKIQFNEELKIRDSLCCVCLGEFEIKEELLQVPSCKHVFHIDCMNHWLISNSTCPLCRCSVIPTTQCSDPAVVPPTPPLPLPGSSELPLTSDHTAEIRSYSL
- the LOC101209208 gene encoding auxin response factor 9, with product MTYNGGDSYRQSCVSAQGCGRDDLYMELWRACAGPLVDIPRVDERVFYFPQGHMEQLEASTNLELNKRIPLFNLDSKILCRVIHIEPLADHESDEVYAQITLMPESNQNEPKSMDPCPPEPPRPVVHSFCKVLTASDTSTHGGFSVLRKHATECLPPLDMTLATPTQDLVAKDLHGYEWRFKHIFRGQPRRHLLTTGWSTFVTSKRLSAGDSFVFLRGDNGELRVGVRRRARQQSSMPPSVISSQSMHLGVLATASHAVTTQTRFVVYYKPRTCQFIISLNKYLEAVNNKFSVGMRFNMSFEGEDSPERRFSGTIIGAVDISPHWPNSSWRSLRVQWDEQTSILRPDRVSPWDIEPLTSSAVTGLSQPISKNKRPRQPTPAHDGADLTKPTHWDSGLAQSHDGKQCSNAAEGRKGENNESCHHRETDTISNSSCVSRTQTDTWLSPTQSNSYKHPVNDMAQDSKTVPSSGWTFLLGTPTSHLVKLSDDQILDPIESGKKGETVASCRLFGIDLNHLAAEKASSQPSSGSSDTDGRISTLSVAQSDPKSDNLEVSIERKSELSQASLKEIQCNQSSSANTRSRTKVLMHGMAVGRAVDLTILEGYDQLIDELEKMFDVRGQLCARDKWEIVYTDDEGDMMLVGDDPWEEFRNMVRRIFICSKEQVKNMSSGSKQLTSIEVEGDVVTPVSPAV